The Paenibacillus sp. FSL R7-0204 genome includes a region encoding these proteins:
- a CDS encoding GNAT family N-acetyltransferase, whose protein sequence is MTYLQITKENIEQEHICCALGAKQYEQGVRDKKQWLSERMEEGLVFYRLNDRAKVFIEYLPAEKAWIPLNAPNYMYINCLWVSGRHKDMGHSKQLLDKCKADAQALGMDGIVHIVSKKKMPYLSDKRFFEYMGFQITDEAAPYFELAVLQWNDEANAPSFAHSVKSASDSGDGICIYYTPQCPFAVGVLEDLRSVAEERGIPFTTILLTTREEAQAAPSVWTTFSLFLDGTFITHEIMSPGKFAKLLDSSK, encoded by the coding sequence ATGACCTATTTGCAAATTACCAAAGAAAACATCGAACAAGAACATATCTGCTGCGCACTGGGTGCGAAGCAATATGAGCAGGGTGTCCGGGACAAAAAGCAATGGCTGAGTGAACGGATGGAGGAAGGGCTGGTTTTTTACCGGCTGAATGACCGGGCGAAGGTTTTTATTGAATATTTGCCTGCCGAGAAGGCTTGGATTCCCCTTAATGCTCCTAACTATATGTACATTAACTGCCTGTGGGTATCCGGAAGACACAAGGACATGGGTCATTCCAAACAGCTTTTGGATAAGTGTAAGGCAGATGCCCAAGCTTTGGGTATGGATGGCATTGTGCATATTGTCAGCAAGAAGAAAATGCCTTATTTGAGCGACAAACGTTTTTTTGAGTATATGGGATTTCAAATCACCGATGAAGCAGCTCCTTATTTCGAGTTAGCAGTGCTCCAATGGAACGATGAGGCGAACGCCCCGTCTTTTGCACATTCTGTGAAGTCTGCGTCAGATTCGGGCGACGGAATATGTATTTATTACACCCCGCAATGTCCGTTTGCCGTTGGTGTTTTGGAAGATTTGCGTTCAGTGGCGGAGGAGAGGGGGATCCCGTTTACGACGATTCTCCTGACTACCCGGGAGGAAGCCCAGGCCGCCCCTTCGGTCTGGACGACCTTCAGTCTGTTTCTGGATGGTACGTTCATCACTCACGAGATTATGAGTCCAGGCAAGTTTGCGAAACTGCTCGACAGCTCCAAATAG
- a CDS encoding response regulator transcription factor, translating into MDEVSILLVDDEQAILHMLRTVLLKEQFVDIDTVTTGEDAIAACKKKTYHCIVLDVMLPGRSGLEICPFLRQCTDAPILFLTAKTTDYDKLTGFAVGGDDYVVKPFNPLEVVARIKSLLRRYLPRQTEAGKLPREGIYDYGRFQVMEPAGELRVEGQPVNCPALVYQLLLFFCKHPNRIFTKSELYERVWGSEAIADDNTVMVHIHRIRERIEADPSNPELLVNVRGLGYKLIQSDMGPRR; encoded by the coding sequence ATGGATGAAGTTTCAATCTTGCTTGTTGATGATGAACAGGCTATTCTTCATATGCTCCGAACGGTATTGCTCAAAGAGCAATTCGTGGATATTGATACGGTCACTACCGGTGAAGACGCGATTGCTGCATGTAAAAAGAAAACCTATCACTGCATCGTGCTGGACGTGATGCTTCCAGGCCGAAGCGGGCTCGAAATCTGCCCTTTTCTGCGTCAATGTACAGACGCCCCTATTCTCTTTCTGACAGCGAAAACCACCGATTATGACAAGCTGACCGGCTTCGCGGTTGGCGGAGACGATTATGTCGTTAAACCCTTTAACCCGCTGGAAGTAGTCGCACGGATCAAATCCCTGCTGAGACGATATTTGCCCAGACAGACGGAAGCGGGAAAACTGCCACGGGAAGGGATCTATGACTATGGGCGCTTTCAGGTCATGGAGCCAGCCGGTGAACTTAGAGTAGAAGGCCAGCCCGTGAACTGCCCAGCGCTGGTATACCAGTTACTTCTGTTCTTTTGCAAACATCCCAATCGTATCTTTACCAAGTCTGAATTATATGAGCGGGTCTGGGGTTCGGAGGCCATTGCGGATGATAACACCGTCATGGTACATATTCACCGGATTCGTGAGCGTATTGAGGCTGATCCGTCCAACCCTGAGTTATTGGTGAACGTTCGGGGGCTAGGGTATAAGCTCATTCAATCCGACATGGGGCCTAGGCGATGA
- a CDS encoding MDR family MFS transporter: protein MPDTKDNGSMQAAFSLKQILPILLAVASGMFLVILDSTIMNVAVPKLVNAFDTNLSTIQWVITAYTLSLSAVIPLAGWFSDRFSPKRMFMISIVLFVLASVLCAMATTPTQLIVFRIIQGLGGGMVAPIGIATVFMVAPPDKRGSVMGILGIPMLLAPILGPLLSGWLIEYINWHWIFFINVPVGVLALLMAWRYLPASDAKANNKLDVIGALLAPVAFTSIVFAVHQAGEKGWSNLWTLAPLAWGLVILAVFIWNELRHKHPLLELRVFRSPTFVHGISVAWLNQIALFGSILLFPLYLQQVRGLTPLEAGLYVIPQALLSTVGINAGGRLFDRFGVRPVAIMGILSLCGSLLALTQIDAHTSSLYIICSFAFAGLGQGLTMMQINTHVLRSAPKELISRVTPITTSAQQIMSSFGVTITMAFLAKQIRGLPAQHSPDQLGHAFGSTFWITLGFAVIALVLSLFFAGKKHDS, encoded by the coding sequence ATGCCAGATACAAAGGATAACGGCAGCATGCAAGCAGCCTTTTCTTTGAAACAGATTTTGCCCATACTTCTCGCTGTTGCTTCAGGAATGTTCCTGGTGATCTTAGACAGCACCATCATGAATGTGGCTGTACCGAAATTAGTTAATGCCTTCGATACCAATCTCAGTACGATTCAGTGGGTTATAACGGCATATACCTTGTCTTTATCGGCAGTTATTCCGCTCGCTGGCTGGTTCTCTGACCGTTTCTCACCCAAACGAATGTTTATGATTAGCATTGTGTTATTCGTTCTAGCTTCTGTGCTGTGTGCAATGGCAACCACTCCTACTCAGCTTATCGTTTTCCGCATCATTCAAGGTCTGGGCGGAGGCATGGTGGCTCCCATCGGAATTGCCACTGTATTCATGGTCGCTCCTCCGGACAAAAGAGGATCTGTCATGGGTATCCTCGGGATCCCGATGCTGCTTGCTCCCATTTTAGGCCCGTTATTGTCGGGCTGGCTAATCGAGTACATCAACTGGCACTGGATCTTTTTCATCAACGTACCGGTTGGCGTTTTAGCTTTACTGATGGCCTGGAGGTACTTACCTGCATCGGATGCAAAAGCCAATAACAAGCTGGATGTGATCGGCGCGCTTTTGGCTCCGGTTGCCTTTACTTCAATTGTGTTTGCCGTACATCAAGCAGGAGAGAAGGGGTGGTCCAATCTATGGACGTTAGCTCCTCTGGCCTGGGGCCTGGTTATACTGGCCGTCTTTATATGGAATGAGCTGCGGCACAAGCATCCGCTGCTGGAGCTAAGAGTATTCCGTTCGCCTACCTTTGTGCATGGCATTTCTGTCGCCTGGCTGAATCAGATCGCTTTGTTCGGAAGTATCCTTTTGTTCCCGCTGTATTTACAGCAAGTGAGAGGGCTAACCCCTCTTGAAGCTGGATTATATGTGATCCCGCAAGCCCTGTTATCTACTGTCGGGATTAATGCCGGCGGCCGGTTATTTGACCGTTTCGGTGTTCGCCCGGTAGCCATCATGGGTATTCTGTCGCTCTGTGGGTCCTTGCTTGCACTGACGCAGATTGATGCCCATACCAGTTCGCTATATATCATTTGCAGCTTTGCTTTTGCAGGGCTTGGTCAAGGATTAACGATGATGCAGATTAATACCCATGTCCTCAGATCAGCTCCCAAGGAATTAATAAGCCGTGTTACGCCCATAACCACTTCAGCACAGCAAATCATGTCTTCCTTCGGCGTTACCATCACGATGGCTTTTCTGGCCAAACAAATCAGGGGACTTCCCGCACAGCATTCACCCGATCAATTAGGTCATGCCTTCGGCTCAACATTCTGGATTACTTTGGGCTTTGCAGTTATTGCATTGGTTTTATCTTTGTTTTTTGCAGGCAAGAAGCACGATTCTTGA
- a CDS encoding FAD-dependent oxidoreductase — translation MTTNNSTEQRRIAIIGGGPGGLTLALILQQHGISSIIYEREHEDLSHERGGSLDIHEESGQLALKEAGLYEAFLQAARFEGEDFRLMDKIGTLYLDEVADEESSEGQRRPEIDRGVLCDLLLNKLDPSTIQYGYKLEKAVSLGEGKTELHFENGHIAVADLVIGADGAFSRVRPLLTDTNVEYSGLTMLELNVIAADHPDLAAFNARGKMFALDDHKGILGQLNGNGRIKVYASFKVERDWLDEIRSDNPQETKAKLLELFHDWSEPLKNYIRYAEDAVVPRRIYMLPVGFRWGRSAGVTLIGDAAHVMSPFAGEGVNLAMLDALELALAIVRNKETSVAIEEYEEKMFQYASEKAYVSNENLILSFSENAAPKFASLMQSYQDLYEQQG, via the coding sequence ATGACAACAAATAATTCTACAGAACAACGCCGGATCGCAATTATTGGAGGTGGACCAGGAGGGCTAACGCTCGCCTTGATTCTGCAACAGCATGGTATTTCCTCGATCATTTACGAACGTGAGCATGAGGATCTAAGCCACGAACGCGGAGGCTCCTTAGATATTCATGAAGAATCCGGGCAACTCGCTTTGAAGGAAGCCGGATTATATGAAGCTTTTCTGCAGGCAGCACGGTTTGAGGGCGAAGACTTCCGGCTCATGGATAAGATAGGGACCCTATACCTGGATGAAGTGGCCGACGAAGAGAGCTCGGAAGGGCAGAGACGCCCGGAGATTGACCGTGGTGTGCTGTGTGACTTGCTTCTGAATAAATTAGATCCGTCTACCATACAGTATGGCTATAAACTGGAGAAGGCTGTCTCTCTGGGGGAGGGTAAGACAGAGCTTCATTTTGAGAATGGACATATCGCTGTGGCTGATCTTGTAATTGGTGCAGACGGTGCCTTTTCCCGTGTTCGTCCTCTGCTTACCGATACAAATGTGGAATATTCAGGTCTGACTATGCTGGAGCTCAACGTTATTGCAGCCGATCACCCGGATCTGGCCGCATTCAACGCACGTGGCAAGATGTTTGCACTGGATGATCACAAAGGGATTCTAGGCCAGCTGAACGGCAACGGACGGATCAAAGTATATGCAAGCTTCAAGGTAGAGCGGGACTGGTTAGACGAAATCCGCAGCGATAACCCGCAGGAGACGAAGGCCAAGCTGCTTGAGCTGTTTCACGATTGGAGTGAACCGCTCAAGAATTATATCCGGTATGCGGAAGATGCAGTTGTGCCCAGACGGATCTACATGCTGCCCGTCGGATTTCGCTGGGGACGCAGCGCTGGTGTCACGTTGATTGGAGATGCGGCTCATGTCATGTCCCCTTTTGCGGGAGAAGGGGTGAATCTTGCAATGCTGGATGCGCTGGAGCTGGCTCTGGCCATAGTAAGGAACAAGGAGACATCTGTGGCGATTGAAGAATATGAGGAGAAAATGTTCCAGTATGCCTCAGAGAAAGCCTATGTGTCTAACGAAAATCTCATCCTGAGCTTCTCGGAGAATGCGGCTCCCAAGTTTGCATCTCTCATGCAATCTTATCAAGACCTGTATGAGCAGCAAGGCTGA
- a CDS encoding TetR/AcrR family transcriptional regulator: MMKPKREIVSRRNRPAKEPLSHEIIVKTAYELLKQEGTSGMSMRKVAKQLDTGPSSLYVYVKNLQELSSYVLDLGLGELNLPELTDDNWKEQLFQALHAYAELLIGQPGLAELSLQTIPIGNHAFRLNEYLLTVLQKGGITSTAAAWGTDLLLLYVSSIALEKAKRASELMETAQSYYNEADPVRFPLMNSLKSDLFSGDTASKERFFWAIEVILQGILHNQLGDNGK, from the coding sequence ATGATGAAACCTAAACGTGAAATTGTGAGCCGCCGTAACCGCCCAGCCAAAGAACCCCTTAGTCATGAAATCATTGTCAAGACCGCCTATGAGCTGCTGAAGCAGGAAGGGACCTCCGGCATGAGCATGAGAAAGGTAGCCAAGCAACTGGACACCGGACCTTCCTCCCTGTATGTTTACGTTAAAAATCTGCAGGAATTGAGCTCTTATGTGCTTGACCTTGGTCTCGGTGAGTTGAATCTGCCGGAGCTTACGGACGATAATTGGAAGGAGCAGTTATTTCAAGCACTCCATGCTTATGCAGAGCTGCTTATCGGGCAACCCGGATTAGCTGAGCTATCCCTACAGACGATACCTATCGGGAATCATGCCTTTCGACTGAATGAGTATTTACTTACCGTCCTGCAGAAGGGCGGAATCACCTCTACGGCCGCTGCTTGGGGAACAGATTTATTGCTCCTGTACGTGTCTTCCATTGCGTTGGAGAAGGCAAAGAGAGCAAGCGAGCTGATGGAAACTGCCCAGAGTTACTATAATGAAGCAGATCCGGTACGTTTTCCGCTCATGAACAGTCTGAAGAGTGATTTATTCTCGGGAGATACCGCCTCCAAGGAAAGGTTCTTCTGGGCCATTGAAGTAATACTTCAGGGGATATTGCACAACCAGTTGGGAGACAATGGTAAGTGA
- a CDS encoding stalk domain-containing protein: MKKLLLLLFIALLACSSGTALSAAAPAVKIMWNGTPITFTGVSPVQEGKTWLIPIRPVSEEMGADLQWAANEKKLTLSTFARTAILVVGSKQMKVNEQTITLHTAPRQHQSAILVPLEALEALGLVTAWNPAKTAVDLKPEFTVVKKYVFPIQVASIRYRGQYEEITKVFTMLDSKVKDVINGQGLSLYYEQNYELGHDTEICIPVSKAVEGESIEYKGQKIPIVTKTLEGGYFLSVVHQGTPDTLGDVWAQIDLYAKNTGVQLTSPSREVYVHEDLKDYRKQVTEIQLRFKDL; encoded by the coding sequence ATGAAGAAATTGTTGCTGTTATTATTTATTGCACTGCTGGCCTGTTCGAGTGGCACTGCCTTATCGGCAGCCGCTCCAGCGGTCAAGATCATGTGGAATGGAACACCAATTACCTTTACAGGGGTCTCACCGGTCCAGGAGGGCAAGACCTGGCTCATACCGATCCGGCCTGTCTCCGAAGAAATGGGGGCAGATTTGCAATGGGCCGCCAACGAAAAGAAGCTTACCCTGTCAACATTTGCCCGAACGGCCATCCTGGTTGTCGGCAGCAAGCAAATGAAGGTCAATGAGCAGACCATTACTCTTCATACAGCCCCTAGACAACACCAGTCCGCCATTCTCGTTCCACTGGAGGCGCTGGAGGCGCTTGGGCTTGTAACAGCCTGGAATCCGGCAAAAACCGCAGTGGATCTGAAGCCGGAATTCACCGTTGTCAAAAAGTATGTTTTCCCTATTCAGGTTGCAAGTATCCGTTACCGCGGCCAATACGAGGAAATCACTAAGGTATTCACCATGCTTGACAGTAAAGTGAAGGATGTCATTAATGGTCAAGGCTTGAGTCTGTATTACGAGCAGAACTATGAACTTGGACATGATACAGAGATTTGCATTCCGGTCAGCAAGGCAGTGGAGGGCGAGTCTATAGAGTACAAGGGCCAGAAGATTCCGATAGTTACGAAGACGCTGGAAGGCGGTTATTTCCTGTCGGTGGTTCATCAGGGAACACCGGATACGCTGGGTGACGTCTGGGCGCAAATAGACTTATATGCTAAAAATACCGGAGTCCAGCTTACATCACCATCACGGGAAGTATATGTCCATGAGGATCTGAAGGATTACCGTAAGCAGGTTACCGAAATTCAGCTCCGGTTCAAAGACCTATGA
- a CDS encoding VOC family protein produces MKPYHEGTFCWAELGSGDPAASAAFYTTLFPWSTQTTTMEDGRSYTVFQSDEQDVAAMYSLGDPKLAAFWGCYIAVQDVELSAERAQSLGAQMLIAPRRIADKGVMCAFRDPAGAMVALWEAAEHLGSGVQHEAYSIDWHELYTTDLNAAAHFYTELLGWSMEETTNPSGHYLQFRVGADVVAGMKEIPGNMKNMNSGWGLYFKVSACEVITSQAVALGATVVIPPMPVPGGGTGSTLLDPQGAFFSIKDGL; encoded by the coding sequence ATGAAGCCTTATCACGAAGGTACATTTTGCTGGGCTGAACTAGGCAGTGGCGATCCGGCAGCATCCGCTGCATTCTATACCACGTTATTTCCTTGGAGCACGCAAACGACAACCATGGAAGATGGGCGAAGCTACACAGTATTCCAATCGGACGAACAAGATGTAGCTGCCATGTATTCCTTAGGTGATCCCAAGCTGGCCGCTTTCTGGGGCTGCTACATTGCTGTTCAGGATGTGGAGCTATCGGCTGAACGGGCACAATCACTTGGAGCGCAAATGCTCATTGCCCCAAGACGTATAGCGGACAAGGGCGTAATGTGTGCCTTTCGTGATCCTGCCGGAGCGATGGTCGCCTTATGGGAAGCGGCAGAGCATCTGGGATCAGGCGTTCAGCACGAAGCGTACTCTATCGACTGGCATGAGCTGTATACAACTGATTTGAACGCCGCCGCTCATTTTTATACGGAGCTGCTGGGGTGGTCCATGGAAGAGACGACTAACCCGTCAGGCCATTATCTCCAGTTCAGAGTTGGAGCAGACGTCGTAGCCGGTATGAAGGAAATTCCCGGGAACATGAAGAACATGAATAGCGGCTGGGGATTATATTTCAAGGTTTCCGCATGCGAGGTAATAACTAGTCAAGCAGTAGCCCTAGGAGCTACTGTGGTGATTCCCCCTATGCCTGTGCCGGGTGGCGGGACAGGCTCCACTTTGCTAGACCCGCAGGGAGCTTTCTTCTCGATCAAGGATGGGCTCTAG
- a CDS encoding sensor histidine kinase, with product MSVRRRLMTRFIGLLAGTVVLILIIGGSIAYWVIQQLHEASLVEDFATVGLDQLISTAEILPDGSVKYDPKLLKQIEDNNGWLQILDEQGRVLDAFHTPSDVPNHYKPGELISYWQGQKPFPYRLYLLIREREGINFTLLYGENNQAVTMLEQAYNGGRYANNKLELASGQQEIIRAADAYLQILDELGREVTSFNKPVTGIPDSYSIQDLILRTRYPIRYGVSTVTSYDEQNHSTWMLSIPLGSNPAGSNENPFGFIFGPALAALLVSIIGLLILLAVWYANLFGYPMLHMLQWLQRLERGQYEEPAGPRGRPLSQKKNGKWRRKYRVYTEVLGSIQTLSDTLKQDKELRRQTDSLREEWIAGITHDLKTPLSSIQGYAHMLEAERYEWASNEVREFAGIMLDKSMYMDRLVSDLAMTYRLRSGGYQPPVELTDINALLQDLVQRAERNPAYGEGRITFQPAPAQVQGYVHIPSFERIVDNLTANALLHNPPDAKLIVSVQPGKEAGDFIVQFADNGRGMDQETVWKLFERYYRGTDTATPDIGSGLGMAVTKGLIEAMQGRIEVRSSPEEGTVIRLIWDAHSRAGTK from the coding sequence ATGAGTGTAAGACGCAGATTGATGACGCGGTTCATTGGCCTGCTTGCGGGTACGGTGGTCCTGATCTTGATTATCGGTGGAAGTATAGCTTACTGGGTCATTCAGCAGCTACATGAGGCCAGTCTTGTTGAAGATTTTGCCACTGTCGGGCTCGATCAGCTAATCAGCACAGCAGAGATTTTGCCGGATGGTAGTGTTAAGTATGATCCCAAGCTGCTGAAGCAGATCGAGGACAACAACGGCTGGCTTCAGATTCTCGATGAGCAGGGTCGTGTGTTGGATGCTTTTCATACCCCTTCCGATGTGCCGAATCACTATAAACCTGGAGAACTCATATCTTATTGGCAAGGACAAAAGCCCTTTCCCTACCGGCTATATCTGCTTATCCGCGAAAGAGAAGGCATTAATTTCACCCTATTGTATGGAGAGAACAACCAGGCTGTAACCATGCTGGAGCAAGCATATAACGGGGGCCGTTATGCCAATAACAAGCTTGAACTGGCCTCCGGGCAGCAGGAAATCATTCGAGCAGCGGATGCCTATCTTCAGATTTTGGATGAACTGGGACGGGAGGTTACTTCTTTCAATAAGCCTGTAACAGGTATCCCGGACAGCTACAGCATCCAGGATCTGATTCTGCGTACACGATACCCCATCCGGTATGGAGTTAGTACAGTGACCAGCTATGATGAGCAGAATCATTCTACCTGGATGCTGAGTATTCCTCTTGGGAGCAATCCGGCGGGGAGCAACGAGAATCCCTTCGGGTTTATTTTTGGTCCTGCCCTGGCTGCACTTCTGGTATCTATTATCGGCTTGCTGATCCTGCTTGCTGTCTGGTATGCCAACCTGTTCGGTTATCCTATGCTCCATATGCTCCAATGGCTGCAGCGGCTTGAACGCGGACAATATGAGGAGCCGGCCGGCCCCCGCGGCAGGCCGCTTAGCCAGAAGAAGAACGGGAAATGGCGGCGGAAATATCGGGTATATACGGAAGTGTTAGGTTCCATCCAGACGTTATCCGATACTCTGAAACAGGATAAAGAACTCCGCAGACAGACCGACTCTCTTCGCGAGGAATGGATTGCTGGAATCACCCATGATTTAAAGACACCCCTGTCCTCCATCCAGGGCTATGCACATATGCTGGAAGCAGAGAGGTACGAGTGGGCTTCTAATGAAGTACGGGAATTCGCGGGCATTATGTTAGACAAGTCGATGTACATGGACAGGCTGGTAAGCGACCTGGCCATGACTTATCGTCTGCGCAGCGGCGGATACCAGCCCCCTGTTGAGCTAACGGATATCAATGCTCTGCTTCAGGATTTGGTACAGCGTGCTGAACGTAACCCAGCTTATGGTGAGGGCCGCATTACTTTCCAGCCTGCCCCGGCTCAGGTACAGGGTTATGTACACATTCCCTCCTTTGAACGGATCGTTGATAATCTGACCGCCAATGCCCTACTCCATAATCCGCCGGACGCGAAGCTGATTGTAAGTGTACAGCCTGGTAAAGAGGCAGGCGATTTCATCGTTCAATTTGCCGATAATGGACGCGGGATGGATCAGGAGACGGTGTGGAAGCTGTTCGAACGATACTACCGTGGCACAGATACAGCGACGCCCGATATCGGATCAGGCCTTGGCATGGCGGTAACCAAAGGGCTGATCGAAGCCATGCAAGGGCGAATTGAGGTTCGATCGAGTCCCGAAGAAGGAACGGTGATACGTTTGATATGGGATGCTCATTCGAGGGCTGGAACGAAATAA
- a CDS encoding amidase family protein, producing MNLTYRTASEVIRLLEQGEVNSRQLLDYYYGRMDLVNERLNAVVQQQREMAYAQADQADQDRKEGRSYGPLHGLPLTVKESFNVNGMLTTSGAPHLQHNIATEHASTVQRLIQAGAIIMGKTNVPVMTADWQTYNDLYGTTNNPWNTNLTPGGSSGGSAAALASDCTPVEFGSDLIGCLRIPAHYTGVYAHRCSLGMLSLRGHVPGNPPGDPSEPDLSAAGPLARSAKDLRLMMDVLYDPWVEVPVPPDFRTNTLKEQATIKVLTWFEAPGHEIDEPIQRRYTDFTAALSRMEGVEVHHGMPPEIQMNKLFDLAMKLSGRLVGTSFNSRQRLTASLASLGLRASRLVTKAFPEGLEDYYRAMNQSEGEQEETDRLRQEYNRIITSLLQEYDVLLLPISPVLAIPHMQQAVTRRILEVNGRATGYNEHLIWNILATVFGLPATVLPLNRSKDQLPCGIQIISGHFKDHITIDFAEICESLTEGFQIPPGYS from the coding sequence TTGAATTTAACTTATCGTACGGCTTCCGAAGTGATCCGGCTGCTAGAACAGGGTGAAGTGAATTCCAGGCAACTGCTGGATTACTATTATGGCCGGATGGACCTGGTGAATGAACGGCTGAATGCCGTAGTGCAGCAGCAGCGGGAAATGGCCTACGCCCAGGCGGATCAGGCCGACCAGGACAGGAAAGAAGGCCGGAGTTACGGGCCATTGCACGGCCTGCCGCTTACGGTCAAGGAGTCATTTAATGTAAACGGGATGCTTACGACCTCTGGTGCCCCCCATTTACAACATAACATTGCTACAGAGCATGCGTCCACAGTTCAACGATTGATTCAGGCCGGAGCGATCATTATGGGAAAAACCAACGTGCCGGTGATGACTGCGGACTGGCAGACCTATAATGATCTATACGGCACAACCAACAACCCTTGGAACACAAACTTGACACCAGGAGGTTCATCTGGCGGCAGTGCGGCCGCTTTAGCGTCTGATTGCACGCCTGTGGAATTCGGCAGCGATCTGATTGGCTGCCTGCGGATTCCTGCCCATTATACCGGTGTATATGCCCATCGCTGCAGTCTTGGAATGCTGTCGCTTAGAGGACATGTTCCCGGTAACCCTCCCGGTGATCCAAGCGAACCTGATTTGTCGGCGGCTGGCCCGCTGGCCCGAAGCGCCAAGGATCTTCGGCTGATGATGGATGTACTGTATGATCCGTGGGTAGAGGTGCCTGTTCCTCCTGATTTCCGCACTAACACATTAAAGGAGCAAGCGACGATCAAAGTTCTGACCTGGTTTGAAGCTCCGGGGCATGAAATAGATGAGCCTATACAACGCAGATATACTGATTTCACCGCAGCTTTATCCAGGATGGAGGGGGTAGAGGTTCACCATGGAATGCCTCCTGAGATCCAGATGAACAAGTTGTTCGACCTGGCGATGAAGCTGTCTGGACGACTTGTCGGCACCTCGTTCAATTCAAGGCAGCGCCTGACTGCAAGTCTGGCCTCCCTTGGCCTGCGGGCTTCCCGTTTGGTGACGAAGGCTTTTCCTGAAGGGCTGGAGGACTATTACCGGGCAATGAATCAGAGTGAGGGAGAACAAGAGGAGACGGACCGCCTGCGTCAGGAATATAACCGTATCATTACTTCCTTACTTCAGGAATATGATGTTCTGCTGCTGCCCATCAGTCCGGTACTGGCAATTCCCCACATGCAGCAGGCGGTAACTAGAAGGATTCTCGAAGTGAATGGACGAGCAACCGGTTATAACGAGCATTTAATCTGGAATATCCTTGCGACTGTCTTTGGGCTGCCTGCCACAGTTTTGCCTTTGAATCGTTCTAAAGATCAATTGCCGTGTGGAATTCAGATCATCAGTGGGCATTTCAAGGATCATATCACCATTGATTTTGCTGAAATATGCGAGTCATTGACAGAGGGATTTCAAATTCCTCCAGGCTACTCGTAA
- a CDS encoding SRPBCC family protein, whose product MEENQPTKVTVQAVVQAPVEKVWQYWTEPDYITKWNQASEDWHAPRAENNLHVGGTFLTRMEAKDGSMGFDFGGVYDVVNKHEMISYTLGDGRRVEITFVDQGNETKIIQTFDAENANPVELQQAGWQAIMDNFRAYTEHN is encoded by the coding sequence ATGGAAGAGAATCAACCAACGAAGGTAACTGTACAAGCCGTGGTTCAAGCTCCTGTCGAAAAGGTATGGCAATACTGGACAGAGCCGGATTACATCACTAAGTGGAATCAGGCGTCCGAGGACTGGCATGCGCCGAGAGCCGAGAACAATCTGCACGTTGGCGGTACCTTTCTGACACGGATGGAGGCGAAGGATGGCAGCATGGGGTTTGATTTTGGCGGCGTGTACGATGTCGTGAATAAGCATGAGATGATCAGCTACACCCTAGGAGACGGAAGAAGAGTGGAAATTACGTTCGTCGATCAAGGGAATGAGACGAAGATTATTCAAACATTCGATGCGGAAAACGCCAATCCCGTCGAGCTCCAGCAAGCAGGCTGGCAGGCGATTATGGACAATTTCAGAGCCTACACCGAACACAACTAA